The DNA window GTGAGTTTTACAATTGTCAGTAAATCTGACGCTTCAGACAGTACGTGCAAGTTGCAGAGTAGAAAAATCTTCAGTACCAACATCTTAAGTTTGCTGTCCCTTGGGGGGACATCCGATAAAATTGGAACATAACTTTGCTATACCAGCATGAAAGCGAGACTCACTAGTGGAAAGGAAAACCCACTACTTATCGAAATAAAAGATAGATAGCATCATAGGCTCAGCTAAACAGAGTCAAACTTTAAATCAAGCTGCCGAGAAAGAAGCAAGAATCAAGCTGCCAAGAAAGAAGCAGCTTGCTTCTCAAATCTTGCCATTGTAACCCTGCTCAACTAGAAAGAGAAGAAGACACATCCCAAGAAGAAAAACACTTTCGCCATTGTGACCTTGCTCAGCTACTCTTTTAGTTTTAATCGTTATCATAGGTTACGATATGTTATACGTCCAGTAATTCATGGTACCAAAACCGCGACTCAGCAATTTTGCCCCATAACTTCCTCCTCTTTATCATCCAGGTCCAGCCCATATCTCCAGTCTCTACTCTCTTCCACGCTGTATTCAGGTTACCTCTTATCCATCCAGAACACACTTGTCTCAAACTTCCCAACTTCACAGTCTCTACCACGCTATGACTATATCCGTCGCCCAAACTTCTCAACTTTACATAGTCATAGCTCTTTTCTACCAGAAATCAAATCAATTATTGTATTTTGCCCAATTACTGACTTCATTCAGACAATCacaaattcaaaagaaaaaaaaggacttTGAACAATAATGTAGAAACTAGTAACTTACAGATTGACCAAGAACAGAAACGCATTAATTCGCACAAAAGCCCATTTTTTTCAGAGAGAAATTAGTATCCTCAACAGCTAAAATTCTATCCCTAGCCTTTTATTCGCAACAAAAAGCAGCATTTCTCATCGTTTCAACATCCCTCGAACAAAGAAAACTACATAAGATAAAAGATAAGAATTTAAAGAACCTTGAGCATATCCTCAGCACTGCTAACATTGAAAGCTCCGCCTTCCTCCAAATTCAATACCTTGACAACCCCGTCTTCCACTAACATCGCATACCTTCTAGACCTAACTCCCAGCCCCATTGGCTTATCAGTCAAGTCCAGCTCGACCCCGATAGCTTTCGTGAAGACTCCATTTCCATCGCTCAACAACAACACATCGTCACCGGTGATGTTCAGATTCTCCTTCCACGCCTTCATCACGAAGGCATCGTTGACCGCAATGCAAGCGATGGTATCCACGCCTTTGGACTTTAATTCAGAGGCCTTCTCCACGAATCCCGGGACGTGCTTCTGGGAGCAAGTTGGAGTGAAGGCCCCAGGGACGGCGAAGAGGATGGCTTTCTTGTTGGCGGTAAGGTCGGAGATGGACACGGTCTGGACGTCGTTGGAGGCATCCAAGTAGGATAAGCTGGCGTCTGGGAGCTTGTCCCCGACGGAGATGGTGGCGGAGATTTTTGTCTGGGTGGAGGAGAATCTGAGGATGGGCTTGGGAAGGTGGAGGGGGTGGTGGAGTTTGAGGGGGAGCCGGGAGACGGCgaaggaggaggagaaagaGGAAAGGGGTTTGGAGGAGAGGAGAGGGGTGAGGGGTTTTGGGGTCGAGGAGAGGAGTTTTGTCAGGGTGAATGTGGTGGTTGCGGCTGCCATTGCTGCGGTTACCGTGTAGCGTAGGCTCCGGAGGGTAGTAAGACTAGAGAGAGTTTGATGGATGATGATGGATTACAAGTGCTAAGGTATTATAATCCTACTGGTGGTGTATGTGTCTGGACGGGATTTGGGCGGAGGAAATTAGGATTGGGCTGTGCACGCAGACGCAGCGCACGCTAGCTGGCTCAAAGGCAGCAGTACTTGCTTGGATCTTGGCAGGAACCATCACGTGATGGTTGGAGAAGTTTTCACGTGATTTGAGGGACaggaaacttttttttttttttcttaagggataatttcagaaacctcccctaactTTTTGCATAATATCACTCAGCCCCCTTTGAGTTTTTAAAATCTCATGTACCTCCTTTAGATTGACATTTTTGTAACATTTTAGCCCCTTTAgagaaaatgcaagaaagataaAACTTTTGTTCCAATACTACCCTTATGTTATCCTACCTATGATGCTCACAACaatagtaaaaaataaaatatggttaaaaagtaaaaatatgaaaatatgaGCATTTATAAATGCAATAACGAGTAATTTTATAGATATACAACAactattatataatataatgcACGGTGTTTAACAAACAAAAAGGATATTTCTAAATATATTTGGTCATTGGATctttttttgattattttttaaattttgacttgtttataGAGTTTTTTCCCTATAAGTAAGATTAATATTACAAACTATATATATGAAgagattattttaattttcaacacAATTAAAACTATATCGTGTATTAAAACATAGTTCTTAAAAAACTTTTTCGACTTCCTTATAACTGTCCATGAAACTTTtcaaggcattaattacttatgAAAATTCTCATAAATAGGTGGTTTTGACTAGATTAAATTTATCCACGTCTTCTGTTGTCTCACCTTGACCTATGTATAGAGAAATATGGATCATTATTAGATAacaatttgttttctttaaacAACATTTTTGGtctaaaaattttattttgctttggcTTTTTGTTAAATGGCTATTAAGAGCAAGCGTAATGTTATTAATTTGTGACATTAATTTGTGTCTTGTCAAACTAATAGGGGAggtaagtgagattttaaaaatttcagGGAAGTTGAGTGATATTATGAGAAACTTCAAGAGATATTTATGAAATTATtccttataaaaaaaaaaagaagaagcagatgttttacaaaccaaaaaggaaaaacaaaaaaacaaaaacaaaaatttacgAGGACGAGGAGAAAAATGTTTTCAACAAGTCGATGAAATTGTAGCTGAGTCATTTATATCCCAAACCGAATCCAAATAGCTCAAGTGAATATGTCAACAAAAATTTAATCCCATTCTTAAATGATTATGCTCCTATTCAACTCCTTatcttgtcaaaaaaaaaaaaagataactaCTTACACCATCGTATATGAAATTAACTTCTTCTTTGTTTGACCtgtataaaaaagaaaaaaaaaacttgtttctCTTGCAGTTCATTAAAATTCATTAGATATAGTAATATTAATATCTGCAAGACTTAGAAATTACTCCTCACTAATCTGCGGGTTTTGACTTCTCAAGTTCGCTGAAGTGCTCAAATTGTTCCGAATGAAAAGCAATCGCATTTGCAGCCAAAATTTGTCTTGGAGTTATTACGGAGGCCCAACGTTACTACCATTGCCTGCCTAGGAAGAACTCAACGGCGCAGAGCAACATCAACAAGTATGATGTAAGCGGGCAAAGCGAAGCATACAGCTGAGTTTAATAAATGacaaaagggaaaagagaaagaaacagCATCTGAAGTCGGTTCCAACTAAGGTTAACTGTAGCCTGTAGGCTAAGCACTGAACAAACGGATACGTAACCAAGCAACGCATTCTTCAGCAATTTGATGACATCGGAAACATACAATAAATATCATCACCTCACTATCAACAGAGGAATGGCGTATTGCTAGATTCATCACAGCTTATGACCCCATTTCCGCGCTAGAAGAACAGAAGAATGAACAGCTAAAGTATGTACAACTTAAGAAAGTGTCACAAGAGATGGGCTATCGATGCGCTTCCACCCTGCACTTTGGCAACAGCATGGAGGTCCTCGTTCAAGCTCCAATCATGAACTCCTTTGACACTCATCTCAGAGCAAATTATACGGACCTCCTCAAGCTTCCCTTCCTCTCTGAGGCCTGAGAGTAGCTCGTTGCAAATAGCGATAGGTGGGTAGAGATCATTTTCAAGCATTTCCCTATACCAAATATATGCCCCTAAAAAATCCTTCTGCTTGCAGTGTCCGTCAATAAACATGTTATATGTCTCCGCATTAGGAATCAATCTGCAAGCTCTCATGTCCTCGAAAAGATCCTTTGCCTTCTCAAATTTGCACTGCTTAAAGCACCCCAATATCAGGCCATTGTATGTCATCCGATCATGACTAATTCCTCTTTCTACCATCTCATTCTGCAAAGAGAATGCTTTGTCGACCTCTCCATGCTCTACATAACAACGGATGAGCTCATTATATACAACTCGATCGGGAATCAGGTTCATGTGGGACATTTCTTGTACAATTTTCTCTATCTGTAGCAGTCCTGTTTCTTCTGTTTTGCATTTAGCAATTAGAGGATGAAATGTGCTTAAGGTAGGGGTTATGCTCGATGCTTTCATCTTCTCATATAACTGCATGCTCTTACTGATATCACCTGCATTGCAGTACCCTGACATTAAGGAATTATATGTAATGACATCAGGGTTTAGACCCTTGCTTACGATTTGCAAAGCCAATTCTTCAGCTTCCATCACCCGACCTTTTTTGCATAGCCCATTAATCAATATATTGTATGTCACAATCGTTGGGTCTACTTGACATTTTATCATCTCATCAGACAACCTAAATGCATCATCAATCTTTCCTCTTGCGCAATTACCATCTATAAGTACATTATATATTTGCGCATTTGGCAAAACCCCTCTACCGATCATATCCCTTAGGATTATTTCAGCTTCGAGAAGCCTACCATCCTTGCACAAGCAATTTATCAAAGAACCATAAGTAACAACGTTAGGATTGACGTTATGGCTTTCCATTTCCTCAAGAATCTGGAAACACCTTTCGAATTGACGACTTCGTCCATAGCCCTGACTTAGGATGTTATATGTCTGTAAATTGGGGGAAATTCCCTTCTCGGTCATCTTCTTAACCCAGTAGTGTGCATCATCCATCTTGGACAATTCACAGAACTTATTGATCACGGTGTTGAATGTGATGCAATCTGGCTTCACCCCAACATTTTCCATTTCTCCAATAATGGAAAGAGCTTTTTCCACACTGCCTTCCCTGCAATGCCCATTCACAATGGTATTAAAGATCACCTTTGTCCGAACAAGCCCATCGCCCATCAACTTCTTCAATAGTTCCTCAGccttgtccattttcccttccttgCACAACCCATTTAACAAAATACTGCAAGTATACTCATTCAAAGGTACCCCTTTTCGAACAGCTTCCTCATACAAAGCCAGCGAAGCATCCACATTTCCACACCTTGAGTGCCCATCGAAAAGTATACTATAGGTAAGTCCGTCAAGAACAAACCCATGAACCTCCATTTCCTCCAATACCTTTTTAGCGTCCTTCATCCTCCCTGCCTTACAAAGGCCACCAAGCAAAGTATTGAAGGTGACTATATTAGGCTTCACACAATCATTTTTCATCTTTTCCCTTAGATTAAACGCCTCCTCCAAATTCCCCGATTTACAGTAGCCATCAATGAGTGAATTGTAAGTTACCCTGTCAGGCATCACTCTTTTATGCACCATTTCATCAAACAGCTTCCGTGCATCCTCCACCCTCCTCTCTTTACACAGCCCTCCTATCAGAACATTGTACACAAAACCATTGGGCTTCATTCCACATTTTTGCATGGACTGCATTTTCTCCAATGCCCCTTGCAAATCCCCTAACTTCACGGCAGATTGTATGGCCTTACCGTAGCTAAACTTGTCAATCCGAACGCCCCGAACTACCGCGTGAGAAAACACCTCGAGGGCCTTATTATACTCACTTGAAGTAACCAATGATTCAAGATATAGGTTAAAAGCAGAGAGGGAAGGAAAACTACCATCTTCTTTGACCAGATTATAGACTTCCGTGGCCTCAATGGGGCGCTTTGATTCAGCGTACATTGACAAGAGCATGTTGAAAAACATGGGCTTTACCGGTGGAGgtgaggaggaggagaagagcGTGTAAAGTTGAGAGACGGAATGGGAATCAATGAGGGTCTTGAGGTGCCTCTTTGCAGTTTCGGTGCGGCTCTGTTGGAGTAATATCCGAAGATTTCGGAGCTGTTCTTGGAGATCTTCGTCGGCAGCGACGGCTCCGTCATTGGTGATGGAGGAGGTGGCGTTTGTTTCATCCGGAATGGCTGTGAGTGAAGAGTGAGAGCAGAGGAATTTGCAATTCGGAGGAGGATTGTGGCGGAGAAATTTGGAGGGAAGGAGAAGACGGATCCGTTTCCCCATTTTCCCACCGTCCTACGTTTGAACCGTCTCGGTTCTGAGATTCATTCTAGTCGTTGAATGAGGCCTTTTAGCCTTCCATAGTCCATACGCCTCGGCCGCACATATTTGATTATAATTGGGCTTTTCTCTCATGGTCCTGGAGGACTTGTTCTTATGGACCTCAACTAAAAGCCCAAGTCCAGCATCAAACCAAAACAATTGGATTATGTGACATTGTGACTTACAAGGTCAGGCCACAGACCAATCTTTTAAGTCGTATCCATTATCTTGCGAGAGGCATTATTGTTGTTCTCggattaaaaaattattttaccaGGCGGCATAGCATCATTTCCATAGAATTGACAGTAGTATTCTATGCCTATGAATATTCTGTCTTTGAATGGTTATTAGTGGAGTCCTATATTTTACCTACACCTCAATGAATTGTCAGTTTATGAATCATTGCTCAGTAGGAGCATTTATGAAGATGCAGGAAAGGAAAGGGCTGTTGGCGTTGATCAACCATTATGAGTCCCTGAATGCAGAACAACTTGTGTGCACGCTTCACAATAGAAA is part of the Coffea eugenioides isolate CCC68of chromosome 6, Ceug_1.0, whole genome shotgun sequence genome and encodes:
- the LOC113774594 gene encoding peroxiredoxin-2E-2, chloroplastic, which translates into the protein MAAATTTFTLTKLLSSTPKPLTPLLSSKPLSSFSSSFAVSRLPLKLHHPLHLPKPILRFSSTQTKISATISVGDKLPDASLSYLDASNDVQTVSISDLTANKKAILFAVPGAFTPTCSQKHVPGFVEKASELKSKGVDTIACIAVNDAFVMKAWKENLNITGDDVLLLSDGNGVFTKAIGVELDLTDKPMGLGVRSRRYAMLVEDGVVKVLNLEEGGAFNVSSAEDMLKVL
- the LOC113773437 gene encoding pentatricopeptide repeat-containing protein At5g12100, mitochondrial-like, translating into MGKRIRLLLPSKFLRHNPPPNCKFLCSHSSLTAIPDETNATSSITNDGAVAADEDLQEQLRNLRILLQQSRTETAKRHLKTLIDSHSVSQLYTLFSSSSPPPVKPMFFNMLLSMYAESKRPIEATEVYNLVKEDGSFPSLSAFNLYLESLVTSSEYNKALEVFSHAVVRGVRIDKFSYGKAIQSAVKLGDLQGALEKMQSMQKCGMKPNGFVYNVLIGGLCKERRVEDARKLFDEMVHKRVMPDRVTYNSLIDGYCKSGNLEEAFNLREKMKNDCVKPNIVTFNTLLGGLCKAGRMKDAKKVLEEMEVHGFVLDGLTYSILFDGHSRCGNVDASLALYEEAVRKGVPLNEYTCSILLNGLCKEGKMDKAEELLKKLMGDGLVRTKVIFNTIVNGHCREGSVEKALSIIGEMENVGVKPDCITFNTVINKFCELSKMDDAHYWVKKMTEKGISPNLQTYNILSQGYGRSRQFERCFQILEEMESHNVNPNVVTYGSLINCLCKDGRLLEAEIILRDMIGRGVLPNAQIYNVLIDGNCARGKIDDAFRLSDEMIKCQVDPTIVTYNILINGLCKKGRVMEAEELALQIVSKGLNPDVITYNSLMSGYCNAGDISKSMQLYEKMKASSITPTLSTFHPLIAKCKTEETGLLQIEKIVQEMSHMNLIPDRVVYNELIRCYVEHGEVDKAFSLQNEMVERGISHDRMTYNGLILGCFKQCKFEKAKDLFEDMRACRLIPNAETYNMFIDGHCKQKDFLGAYIWYREMLENDLYPPIAICNELLSGLREEGKLEEVRIICSEMSVKGVHDWSLNEDLHAVAKVQGGSASIAHLL